A DNA window from Primulina tabacum isolate GXHZ01 chromosome 12, ASM2559414v2, whole genome shotgun sequence contains the following coding sequences:
- the LOC142521423 gene encoding ATP-dependent DNA helicase Q-like 5: MNQHTACLLTKILEYFTRDADADVLTNQMDQSSPFLRADVKVFLRSNSHAKFTPRAIARIFRGLSSPAFPSTTWSRTHFWGRYAQMDFKVVMEAAKAELMKFAGKDLI; this comes from the exons ATGAACCAACACACTGCATGTCTGCTGACAAAAATTCTGGAGTACTTCACTCGGGATGCTGATGCTGATGTTCTCACAAACCAGATGGATCAAAGCAG TCCATTTTTAAGAGCTGACGTGAAG GTTTTTCTCCGGAGTAATTCACATGCGAAATTTACTCCTCGGGCAATTGCAAGAATATTCCGTGGACTTTCCAGCCCTGCCTTTCCCTCAACTACTTGGTCAAGAACTCATTTCTG GGGAAGGTATGCACAAATGGACTTTAAAGTGGTGATGGAGGCAGCAAAGGCAGAGCTCATGAAATTTGCTGGGAAGGATCTGATATAA